The genomic stretch GATCAGCCCGTCGAACCGCATCCGGTTCATGTTCGAGTCGGTCGACGAGCCGATCGCCGCGATCACGTCACGAAGCTTCAGGTCCTCGGTGAGGGCACCGCACGAGCCGACCCGGATCAGCGACTTCACGCCGTACTCGTTGACCAGCTCGTGCGCATAGATCGAGGCCGACGGCATGCCCATCCCCGAGCCCTGCACGGAAACCTCGACACCGTTCCAGCGCCCGGTGAAGCCCAACATCCCCCGAACCGTCGAGTAGCAGGTCGCGCCCTTAAGGTAGGTCTCCGCGATCCACTTGGCCCGCAGGGGGTCACCCGGCATCAGGACCCGCTCGGCGATCTCGCCCGGCTTCGCGCCGATGTGCGTACTCATGGCAGAGATCCTGCCAGGCCCACCTGCCCGGGACCGGTTCGGCGTCGGAACCGACAGTCCTGTAGCCTGTTCGGCGGTGGCGTGTCCGAGTGGCCTAAGGAGCACGCCTCGAAAGCGTGTGAGGGTTTACGCCCTCCGCGGGTTCAAATCCCGCCGCCACCGCTCGTGAAACACCGAGAACGCCCGGCACGATCCCAACGGATCGGCCGGGCGTTCTCGGTGCCGCCCCTCGTGTCACCCTCGTCGCTGTCCCTCGTGTCGCTCCCCGCTGGCCGAGAGCGCTGTCCAGGCCGCGAGCCGCCCCGACCGCCACGAGATCTTGGTACGAAAGCGCCTCTTGGAGGGCGGATTCGTACCAAGATCTCGTGATCAGCAGGGGCCGTGGCCCTCGACGAAGAGACGGTGGGCCCAGTCTGCGTACCCGGCGATGATTTTCTGGACCGTGTGGCCGTCGTGCAGGAACAGGTAGGCGCGGTCGCCGTCGCGGGCGAGCAGGCCGTCGAAGCGGTGCGTTCCCGGCGGTGCGTGCAGCGCGCGTACCTCGGGATAACTGGTCCTGACCTCGGCGATCGGTGACCCGGCCGCGATCCCCTCCGGGGTGCGGACCGGGTCGCCGGCCCAGAGCAGGACCAGCCGGTCGTCGATGAAGACCGGGCTGATCATCTCGTGTCCGGCCAGCGTCGGACCGCAGGCGTCGACGTCGGTGCGGAGTATGCCGCGCCGGGTCAGATCGTCCTCCGTGTCGCCGAAGTCGACATCGGACAGTCCGTCGAGGTCGACGACGCTGGCCGCGGCGACCGGCTCGCGGACGGCGATGGTGTCCGGCGGCATGGGTCCGCTGCCCGAGATCGCGGCAGCAAGCAGCAGTGTGGCGATGAAGCCGAATTGTCGCAATTTCATGGAATCCCCCAGTCCCCAACGTGACGGGAGCGAAGAGGTTATTGCCGCGCCTCCCATTCGTCGGCCAGCTCGTCCCAGTAGTCGGCGCTCAGGCCGCGCCGGCCGTGGGTGAGCCAGCCCTCGGTGCTCCGCTCCACGTGCAGTCCCAGCTCGGCGAACGGATCGATCCACCGCCCCGGCTCCGCGCCCAACTCGGTCAACGCGGCGTTGATCGGCCACTCTGGACGCGGCCCGTCGAACGCTGCGTCGAAGCGCGGCCCCCAGGACAGGGCGCCGCCCAACCAGACCGCCGCCGCCTGGCGCCCGGCCCCGCCGGCGAACTCCGCCTCGACGTACGCCACCGGCCTCCGCCGCGACCAGCGGGCCAGCACCTCGACCAGCGTGGGGGAAAGCACCAGCGCGAACGGGTCCGCCGCGCTCGGCTCGTCGGCCGCATAGTCGGGTGGGGTGCCGGTCAACTCCGTCACCAACTGCGGCGTCACCGGCAGCAGGGCGAAGTCCTGCCGCAACTCGCCGAGCACCGCGTGGTCCAGGTCCCGGGTCTCCTCGCGCAGCAGGTCGGCGTCCGCGAGGATCGCGCTGAGCCGGTAGCTCACCGAATGTCCACAGCCTGTGGATAGAACATGTGTACGACGGTGGTCGGGCGTGCTCGCCGTCGTCGGGCAGCGCTCGGCTCCATCCGGTCAGTATCGCGGTAACGGCGACTTCCGGCTGCCGTCGTCGGCCGGTCGTACCGCCAGAGGCCGCCCGTTCCGGGACGGCCCCTACCCCCCGTTGCGGTACGTCCTCAGCCGGCCAGGGCGGGCTGCTGCGGTGGTTGTTCGCCGGGCCGGGCGACCAGGAGCGCGGCGACGGCGACCAGAGCCCCGGCCGCGGTGAGCCCGAGGATCAGCCAGGGCGGCCCGAAAGGGTAGTACTCACCCGGAGTGAAGGCGCTGTGCACGGTCATGACCGGGGGAGCCGAACGACGCCAACAAGCGGCTCGTCCAGCGGTGGGAGTCAGGCGCGATCGCCGCACCCCGGCCGGTCTACGTCCGGGCCCTGGAGGTGGTCACCGGTCTGCCGATCGAACTGCTCGGGTTCGGGACGGTGGCCGACGGCGAGGCCGCCGAGGACGGCAACGGTGGCCACGACCTCACCTCGCCGATGTTCCGTCTGGCCACCCCGACGCCCGCACCTCGGGCGGCCACCGCCCACGGGTCCTACGCGGGTGTGTGGCTCAGTCGCTACCAGTACCACTCCAGCAGCCGGGACGAGTCCTTCGCTGGCCAGCACTTCGTGGTCGTGCTGCAACACGGCGACCGGCTGACCGTACGCAGCCTGCCCGGCTCGGCCGCATCGTCGCTGTCACTCGACCTCACGGTGGACGGCAGCGTCGTCACCGGCGTCTGGGTGGAGCAGACGGACCCCACCGGTTACTACCGGGGCGCCCGCTATCACGGGGCGATCCAGTTGTTGGCGGAGCCGACGGGCCGCCGGATGCCGGGAAAATGGGTCGGGTTCGGCAAGGACATGGACGTCAACACCGGTCCATGGGAACTGGTGTTCCAGGACGCGTCGACGTCGAAGGCGACCCTCGACCGCTACAACACCCACCCGGAATTCTGACCGGCCCGCGCTGGCCGTGATCGGCGCCGGCGTCCTCGTCGCCGTGCCGCTCCGGATGGGCCAGATGACCGGGCTGACGCCAGGGATCCGCAGTGCGATGGGATGTCAGGGGGTGACGACCGGGTCGATCCAGGCGCCGTACACGGTGCCCTTGCAGTTCGGGTTCTCCATGACCTGCGTCCTGATCTCGATGCGGAATGCCCCGGTGATGTCGGCCTCGAAGGGCACGATCTGCCCGAGCGCCGCGGTTTCGGTGTGGCGCACCACGCCGTCTGCGAGAACCGTGAACCTGACCCTGGCTTCGGTGGTCGTGTCGTCGCCGAGCCCGACCTCGGCGTCGAACGTGCCGTATTTCCGATCCACCTGGTAGGTCTCCGAGATGGGCTCCAGGTACGCGCACCCCGGGTGGTTGTAGAGCACCTGCTCGTACGACCGGGTATCGACCGTCAACGGACCGGCTGTGAAGCGTGACTCGTCATCGTCGACGCGTTTGGCATCGAGAAGGGACAATTCGCCTGCTGGTGGAGGTGGCGCGGAAGCGGACGGGGTTCCGCTGGGTGTGGATCGCGGTGCGGCGCTGCTCGGGTTGCCGGTGTCGCCCCCGGTGGCCGCCGTGGTCGGCGGCTGATCTTCGATCAGGGCGTCCTGGGTCACCACCACCAGCGCCCCCGATCCGGCGATCATGGTGACGGTGGCCAGGGCGATTCGCCAGTCCACCGGTCGGCCCCACCCACCGCAATCTGATAGATCCCGGCCAGCAACGCGCACAGCCCGATCACCGCGACCACCACGCGAGCGCCGGAGCCCAACACGGCGATCACCGCCGACACGTCGGCGATCACCGCGACCGTGATCCACACGCGATCAGGAGTACGACGAGCAGATTCTCCACCGGCATCCGGCACGGCCAAATCCTCTCGGCACTCGCAGATCCATCGACGCCGGGCCCATCGTATTCGGCGAGGGGTAACTGTGCCGCCCTGCGGCTTCGGCCACGGAGCGTGCCGATCTGTGGGCGGGCGGCGGGAGGGTTGGAGGACAAGAACGGAAGGGCCGACCTGTCGGTACGGCCCTTCCGTTCGTGCTGCTCAAGCGAGCGGAGGATACGAGATTCGAACTTGTTTATTGCCCCAGGTCAGGGTCTTGTGATCCTGGCTGACCAGGGGTTTTGGAGGGGCTGGCGGGGGCTCGCGGGGGTCAAGCGGGGACGAGTTCCCCTGCGTTCCCCCTAAAGTCGATCTTGCGCATCGCGGCCTCCACGGCCGCCACAACGCCCTCGTCGACCTCCGGGAGGAGGTGGCCGTACCGCTGGTCGGTGAACCCGATGTCCTTGTGGCCGATCCGCCGGCTGATGGCCGAAAGCGGCACGTTCGCGGCGATCAGCCACGCGACGTGCGTGTGCCTCAGATCGTGCAGCCGCAGTCCGGGGAACCCGGCGGCCTCGCGAACGAGCCACCAGACCTCGTAGAACTCCTTGCGGCGGATGAGCCCACCCTTCGGGCCGGCGAACACGCGGTCGTCGAGCTTCTTCCCGTCGAGCAGAGGACGCAGCACCTCGGCGATGTCCTGCTGGAAGGTCACATGCCGCTTGCCGCGCTTGGTCTTCGGTGTCTGGTCGATCGGTCGACCGCTGACCTCGACCGTCTGGAGCCGGACGTGAAGGCGGCTCCGCACCAGGTCGATGTCCCGCTTCCGCAACCCCATCGCTTCGCTCCAGCGCAGGCCGGTCGCCATGAACAGCAGGATCAGCGGGCGCCAGTGCTCTGGAGTCGCCTGGATGACGAGATCGGCTTCCTCCGGCGTGAGGAACAGCATCTCGTCCCGGTCGTCGTCCTCTTCGGGCAGCAAGGTGTGCTCGCACGGGTTGTGACGGACGTATCTGTGCGTGATGGCGGCGGCCATGATCACGTAGAGCTGGCCGTGGGCATTCCGTACCGTCTTGTTCGCCAACGGCCGTGGCTTCTTGACCTTGGTGCGCCCGTCGAGCAGATCATTCGTCCACCGCTGCACGATGAGCGGCTGTTCGGACAGCTCGCCCAGGCGCAGATGCCCGAGCATCGACACGATGTATCGGTTGATCACGCCCTCGATGGAGCTCCGGCTGGTCTCCTTGAGGGCCCGCTTGTAGGCCGGCCACCAGGTGGCGACCCAGTCAGCCAGGGTCAGCTCACCGCCGCGCGGCACCAACGCGTCACCGCGCAGGGCATCGGCCTTCATGATCGTCATGGCGTTCAACGCGGCGCTCTTCGTCTCGTACCCGCTGGCGAGCGTGATCTTCTCGCCGGCGATGAGTTCACGGATCCGGTAGCTACGACCGTTCTTCTCAACCCACATCGGCTCTCCTCAGGGCATGGGTGAGTAACCGCGCGGCCCGGGCCCGCGGCGATCGAAGTGGAGAGGTGGTGCTACGCGGTGCGGCGCGCCTGCTCGATGCGGAAGGTCAGCTCCCGCATTCGGCGCTGCTTGTCGCGCTCGCGCTGTTCGACGATCAGCCGCTCATCGGCGGCGCGCATCTCCTCCAGCTGCTGGAGGATCTCAGCCTTGGTCTCGTCGTCGAGGTCCGTTTCGAGGACCTTCCGCTGCTCTTCGTCGATCTCTTCATCGGTGGGCTGGTAGGGCAGATCGGCGGACTGGAGGACGCCAACCCGTAGGAGTAGCGAGATCGGGTTCAGGTCGAACGTCTCGGCGACCCTGCGGACGTTCGTCTCGCGGACCGCGACGGCCCGGTCAAGCCAGTTGGAGACCGTGCGTACGTCGACGCCGACCGCTCGCGCGAACGGAGCCTTCTTGCTCTTGGTCTTGGAGTCGAGAAGCTCCTGAACGACCTTGGCCCACTCGTTGACATCGACCTCGCCGACCATGAGGTCATGGTATCGGGAACGTATTCCCGGGTCTGCACTCACTGCAGGCCGTAGCACGTAGGTGCGTCGCGGGTCGCGTTTGCCGCCGCTGACGCGGGCGGTCGCTCTGAGCCGAGCACGCGCCTTCAATCCTCTCTGAGGCATGTTGGGAAGACTATCCGGGAACGCGTTTCCGGCCAAGTGGTCCGAACGGCCGAGTTGCCGGGCGCGCGCTTCCGGCGTACGGTCCCAAACGTGAAACAGGAAACACGCTCCCGGAAGCGCATGGCACGCCAGCCGGAAACGCCCGCCCGGGTACGAGTGCGCCTGGTTCCGTTCTCGCTGGCGATGCTGGCGCTTGGTCGAGAGCGCGAGTCACAGCAGGCGCACCTGCTGGAGATGGACATCAAGACCCTGAAGCGGGCCCTCGCGGGCGAGTCGGTGGGCGAGAAGTTCATGAGTCAGACGATCTCCGTCTTTCGACAGCACCGAGACGAACTCGCCCGGCGGGGCCTCCAAGTTTCGCTCGATGAGTACTTCGAGGTCCCGACCGAGGACGCTGCATGAGCAGCGGCAGTGAGTTGGAGCTGCTCGACCCGCTGGAGCTGCTCACGTTCGAGGACTTGGCCCGGCTGTGGAAGACGGGCGAGGACTGGCTCCGCAAGGGCGTGTCGGCCAGGAAGTACCCCCACCACCGCGTCGCGGGGCAGATCCGGTTCACCCGGGCCGACGCCGCCGCGATTCTCGCGAGCCTCGCCGTCGGCGTGGCTCACATCCCCACCGCCGACGAGGTCGCCGCGAGGCGCGCCGAAGTCGGCCAACCCATTGGAGGCAGAGCATGACCGGACCCGACACCGGCGGACCCCCGTCCGGACCTGGGATCGACCTAACCGTGCCGTTCGACGAGCAGCAGGCCGCGCGTCTCCGTCGTGAGGCGGCCGCGTGGGGCGCGGGTTCCAAGGGCACGGCCGCGGTGCCGCTGACGGCGGAGCAGCGCGAGGACCGGTACCGCAAGCAGACCAGGTCGACGCGGCTGACCGCGCGTCAGGGCCGCCGCGCTCGCCACAAGGCCCGCCGCTACCCGGCGACCCAGGGCTGACGAGGCGGCTGTGGACGAGTCGACGGGTCGCACGCAGTCCGATGAGGATCGTGCCTGGCTCCGTGGCTGCCTGCTCGTGCTGGCGGCGATGGCCGTGAGCGTCGTGATCATGATCGTCGCTCTCGGTGGCCTCGTGTGGTGGCTGGTCAGCTGATGGCCTGCTGGGCCTGCGTCGGTGGCCGTCACTACCTGTGCTTCGGCCGCTGCTCGTGCTGCGGCGCCTACCGCATCCACCTCAACGGAAGTGGGGTCACGGCCTGCACGCCGTGACCCCGGGATCCCTACTCCACCTCAACGGAAAAGGACGAGTCGAGATGACGACCAATCTACAGCCCGCACCGCCGGCGGATGTCGCCGACGGCAACGGGCCGGGTGCCGGTCTGGAGGACGAGTCGCGTAAGTGGTGGTTCACCTTCCCGGCCGGCCACCAGTTCGCCGGCCGGTACGCGGTCTCCTCCGGAACGCACGAGGAGGCCCGAGCCATGGCGATCACGCACTTCGGCGAGACGTTCGCCGGTCAGTTCGCGTCGGCCGAGGAGGCCAGGGTGCACGCCGGCGGGCTGGTGCCCCTGGGCACCGCCGAGTTGCCGAAAGTCGTCGACGAGCCGCGGACCATCGTGATGCCGGCGGTCGCCCCGGCCGCCGACGCGGACCGTTACCGACTGACCGACGCCGGAGCACAGGCCCTCGCCGGCGACGCCGCCCAGGGCGTGCACCAGACGGGCACCGGCTGGACGGGCGCCGACCCTGGCCAGTCCGGGGTGGCGTGCGTCTGCGCCGTCGCGTTCGACGGGTTCGACTCGATCGCCGAGGCGCAGGTGCACCTGGACCGGCACATCGCGGCCGCGAACAGCTCCGCGCTGCCGCCGGTGCCGGCCGGTGAGCTGACCGACGGCATGTTCGTGGCGACCGGCAACGAGGCCGAGCCGGGCGTGGAGGTCCGCCACGTCGAGCCGTCGGCGGACGGCCGGGTCGTGGGGGTGCTGTTCGCGGGCCCGGAGTACGCGGAGTACGGCGTCGACGAGCTGGTGTACCTGGTCGACGCCGCAGCGGTCGAGCAGGCGGCGGCGCGGGCGCGGGCCCGGGCGCACCGCGCCCGGCAGATCGAGTTCCTGCGGCAGCTCGCGGCGCTGGCCGAGTCCGACGAGCACTTCCCGATGCCCCGCTACAGCTTGCGGTTGCAGGGCGGGATGGACAGCCCGGAGGCGGTGCGTCGGTTCGCCGCTGCGCTGGACGTGGAGGTCTCCGACGCCGGCTACGGGCTCAGGGCGACCTGGCGCTACGGCGGCGACGGCGAGATCACCCCGCCGGTGGAGATGGAGGTGTCCGCGCCTCACCGACACCTGCCCGCGGCGAAGTCGACGCCCGTGCCGGTGCCCGTGTCGCCCGCCGCGCCGGTGGCTACCGCGCCCGTCGTGCACCGCAGGGACATCGGCAGCCCGGGGGTCCGCTGCGAGTGCGGTACCGCGTTCGACGCCGACGGCCGGGACGTGGAGACGGCGATGTCGCTGCTCGACGCGCACATCCGCGCCCCGCAGGGACAGGAGCAGACCCGATGAGCCGGCCGACGCTCGACCCGGCCGTGACGACGCCCCGACCCACAGTGCCGGCCCCGTCGTCGCTGATGTCGGCGATCCGTACCCGGATGGCCGGCGCCGGCTGGCACCACCAGCGCGACGCGGCGATGGGCCGCGAGACCTGGACCGAGCCGACGCTGCCCGCCGGGCAGCGAGAGCCGCGCAGCATCGTCGTCGACGAGGTGTTCGCCGCCGCCGGCGGCCGGGTCATCGAGGCGTGCAACGGACACGAGCGGTTGATGTTGCGCTGCGTCGGCGACACCGACCCGGCCATGGTGCTGGTGACCCTGGACGTGTGGCGGATGCTGCCCAACCTGGCAGCCACCCCCACCGCCCGGGAGGCGGTGGCCACCAATGGGTGACCTCATGATCCTGGTCCGCCTCGTACTGGCCGTGGTCATCGGCTCCGTCGACCTGGTCGCCGCTCACCCGACCGACGTGGTCGCCGTGCTGCTCTGCGCGACCTGTGTGGTGCTGCTC from Micromonospora craniellae encodes the following:
- the deoD gene encoding purine-nucleoside phosphorylase; translated protein: MSTHIGAKPGEIAERVLMPGDPLRAKWIAETYLKGATCYSTVRGMLGFTGRWNGVEVSVQGSGMGMPSASIYAHELVNEYGVKSLIRVGSCGALTEDLKLRDVIAAIGSSTDSNMNRMRFDGLIDYAPVADFGLLRTSVEVAERRGVAMRVGPILAADAFYTDRPDLYDSLAEYGVLAVEMESAALYTIAARFKARALTLLTVSDHIKTGEKTTSQEREQTFSQMVEIALDTIIA
- a CDS encoding thioredoxin domain-containing protein, with amino-acid sequence MLAAAISGSGPMPPDTIAVREPVAAASVVDLDGLSDVDFGDTEDDLTRRGILRTDVDACGPTLAGHEMISPVFIDDRLVLLWAGDPVRTPEGIAAGSPIAEVRTSYPEVRALHAPPGTHRFDGLLARDGDRAYLFLHDGHTVQKIIAGYADWAHRLFVEGHGPC
- a CDS encoding NPCBM/NEW2 domain-containing protein, whose product is MDWRIALATVTMIAGSGALVVVTQDALIEDQPPTTAATGGDTGNPSSAAPRSTPSGTPSASAPPPPAGELSLLDAKRVDDDESRFTAGPLTVDTRSYEQVLYNHPGCAYLEPISETYQVDRKYGTFDAEVGLGDDTTTEARVRFTVLADGVVRHTETAALGQIVPFEADITGAFRIEIRTQVMENPNCKGTVYGAWIDPVVTP
- a CDS encoding tyrosine-type recombinase/integrase, with translation MWVEKNGRSYRIRELIAGEKITLASGYETKSAALNAMTIMKADALRGDALVPRGGELTLADWVATWWPAYKRALKETSRSSIEGVINRYIVSMLGHLRLGELSEQPLIVQRWTNDLLDGRTKVKKPRPLANKTVRNAHGQLYVIMAAAITHRYVRHNPCEHTLLPEEDDDRDEMLFLTPEEADLVIQATPEHWRPLILLFMATGLRWSEAMGLRKRDIDLVRSRLHVRLQTVEVSGRPIDQTPKTKRGKRHVTFQQDIAEVLRPLLDGKKLDDRVFAGPKGGLIRRKEFYEVWWLVREAAGFPGLRLHDLRHTHVAWLIAANVPLSAISRRIGHKDIGFTDQRYGHLLPEVDEGVVAAVEAAMRKIDFRGNAGELVPA